Proteins from a genomic interval of Ramlibacter algicola:
- a CDS encoding UDP-2,3-diacylglucosamine diphosphatase yields MAPPPIATLDAPAAWRRVALISDLHLQASEPATLAAWRRFMAQPEADAVFILGDLFEAWPGDDWTAQPGFAADCAQVLREAAASRPVFLLHGNRDFLVGDAFARETGVQLLQDPTMFAFAGRRWLLTHGDALCLDDVEYLRFREQVRDSQWQAQFLAQPLARRLAIAQSLRTQSEARKRSGVPYADVDTPEALAWLRAAQADTLVHGHTHKPGDHALDAEHARIVLSDWDLDASPPRGEVLLLSAQGAQRVPVRA; encoded by the coding sequence GTGGCGCCGCCGCCCATCGCCACCCTCGACGCGCCTGCTGCATGGCGGCGCGTCGCCCTGATCTCCGACCTGCACCTCCAGGCCTCCGAGCCCGCGACGCTGGCGGCCTGGCGCCGCTTCATGGCGCAGCCCGAAGCGGACGCGGTGTTCATCCTCGGCGACCTGTTCGAGGCCTGGCCCGGTGACGACTGGACGGCGCAGCCCGGATTCGCCGCGGACTGCGCGCAGGTGCTGCGCGAAGCGGCAGCCTCGCGGCCGGTGTTCCTCCTGCACGGCAACCGCGACTTCCTCGTGGGCGACGCGTTCGCGCGGGAAACCGGCGTGCAGCTGCTGCAGGACCCGACCATGTTCGCCTTTGCGGGCCGTCGGTGGCTCCTGACGCACGGCGACGCGCTGTGCCTCGACGACGTCGAGTACCTGCGCTTCCGCGAGCAGGTGCGTGACTCGCAGTGGCAGGCGCAGTTCCTGGCCCAGCCGCTCGCGCGGCGGCTCGCCATCGCGCAGTCGCTGCGCACGCAGAGCGAGGCACGGAAGCGCTCGGGCGTCCCGTACGCGGACGTCGACACGCCCGAAGCGCTGGCCTGGCTGCGCGCCGCACAGGCGGACACGCTGGTGCACGGCCACACGCACAAACCGGGCGACCATGCGCTCGATGCCGAACACGCGCGCATCGTCCTGAGCGACTGGGATCTCGACGCCTCGCCGCCTCGCGGCGAAGTGCTGTTGCTGTCGGCACAGGGCGCGCAGCGCGTGCCGGTCCGCGCCTGA
- a CDS encoding acetyl-CoA carboxylase carboxyltransferase subunit alpha, with translation MAKKTFLDFEQPIAELETKIDELRYVQTESAVDISEEIDQLSKKSQQLTKDIYAQLTPWQITKIARHPERPYTLDYVNEIFTDFVELHGDRHFADDQSIVGGLARFNGSACMVLGHQKGRDTKERAARNFGMSRPEGYRKALRLMKTAEKFKLPVFTFVDTPGAYPGIDAEERGQSEAIGRNIFEMAQLEVPIITTIIGEGGSGGALAIAVADQVLMLQYSVYSVISPEGCASILWKTSEKAQDAADAMGITAHRLKALGLVDKIVNEPVGGAHRDTRQMAAFLKRALGDAWRQVADLKTRELLDRRYERLQSYGRFSDTKADAR, from the coding sequence TTGGCGAAGAAAACTTTCCTGGATTTCGAGCAGCCCATCGCCGAGCTCGAAACCAAGATCGACGAACTGCGCTACGTCCAGACCGAGTCCGCCGTCGACATCTCCGAGGAGATCGACCAGCTCTCCAAGAAGAGCCAGCAGCTGACCAAGGACATCTACGCGCAGCTCACCCCGTGGCAGATCACCAAGATCGCGCGCCACCCCGAACGTCCGTACACGCTGGACTACGTCAACGAAATCTTCACGGACTTCGTGGAACTGCACGGCGACCGGCATTTCGCGGACGACCAGTCCATCGTCGGCGGCCTGGCGCGCTTCAACGGCAGCGCCTGCATGGTGCTGGGGCACCAGAAGGGCCGTGACACCAAGGAGCGCGCCGCGCGCAACTTCGGCATGAGCCGTCCCGAGGGCTACCGCAAGGCCCTGCGGCTGATGAAGACGGCCGAGAAGTTCAAGCTGCCGGTGTTCACCTTCGTTGACACGCCCGGCGCCTATCCCGGCATCGACGCCGAGGAGCGCGGCCAGTCCGAAGCCATCGGCCGCAACATCTTCGAGATGGCGCAGCTGGAAGTGCCCATCATCACCACGATCATCGGCGAGGGCGGCTCCGGCGGCGCGCTGGCGATCGCGGTGGCCGACCAGGTGCTGATGCTGCAGTACTCGGTCTATTCGGTGATCAGCCCGGAAGGCTGCGCGTCCATCCTCTGGAAGACGTCGGAGAAGGCGCAGGACGCCGCCGACGCGATGGGCATCACGGCGCACCGCCTGAAGGCGCTGGGCCTGGTCGACAAGATCGTCAATGAGCCGGTGGGTGGCGCGCACCGCGACACCAGGCAGATGGCCGCTTTCCTCAAGCGCGCGCTGGGCGATGCCTGGCGCCAGGTCGCCGACCTGAAGACGCGCGAACTGCTGGACCGCCGCTACGAGCGGCTCCAGAGCTACGGCCGCTTCTCCGACACCAAGGCCGACGCGCGCTGA
- a CDS encoding L,D-transpeptidase family protein, with protein sequence MSQPRSLLQRLRGRAFALAALACVAMAVLPSQAGPRHKARAASTPAKQVARDGETEARLIEVYRLIGAGNGRQALARAEALVKDHPTFGLAQLVYGDLLMAQVRPLRQPGDMPDGIAANGAQALAELREESQLRIRALRERPPAGAVPSQFLQLSPSSKHAIAVDTSRARLYLFENSEAGLKLVADYYISVGRLGIDKNAEGDLRTPLGVYYVTSNLDPRSLKDFYGSGALPINYPNPYDLRRGKTGGGIWLHGTPPNLYSRAPKATDGCVVLANPDLERVIRTVEVRSTPVVIAPSLRWVAPSALQGDARSFADTLAAWRAARKSGDVDKTLAFYTPDFSANGKTLAQSVPQLRTELERLRGRSVELKDLSYLRWTDSADTMVVTFGEVPAGARTGPVRRQYWVRQGSHWKIFFEGVIG encoded by the coding sequence GTGTCCCAGCCTCGTTCCCTTCTCCAGCGCCTCCGGGGCCGCGCCTTCGCGCTGGCGGCGCTCGCGTGCGTGGCGATGGCCGTGCTGCCTTCGCAAGCCGGGCCGCGGCACAAGGCGCGCGCAGCGAGCACGCCGGCCAAGCAGGTCGCGCGCGATGGCGAGACGGAAGCGCGCCTCATCGAGGTCTACCGCCTGATCGGCGCCGGCAACGGCCGGCAAGCGCTCGCGCGCGCCGAAGCGCTCGTGAAGGACCACCCGACGTTCGGGCTGGCGCAGCTCGTGTACGGCGACCTGCTGATGGCGCAGGTGCGGCCGCTGCGCCAACCCGGCGACATGCCGGACGGCATCGCCGCCAACGGCGCGCAGGCCCTGGCCGAATTGCGCGAGGAATCGCAGTTGCGCATCCGTGCGTTGCGCGAGCGTCCGCCCGCCGGCGCCGTGCCCTCGCAGTTCCTGCAACTGTCGCCCAGCAGCAAGCACGCGATCGCCGTCGACACGTCGCGTGCGCGCCTGTACCTGTTCGAGAACTCGGAAGCGGGCCTCAAGCTGGTCGCCGACTACTACATCTCGGTGGGCCGGCTGGGCATCGACAAGAACGCCGAAGGCGACCTGCGCACGCCGCTGGGCGTGTACTACGTCACCAGCAACCTCGACCCGCGCTCGCTGAAGGACTTCTACGGCTCGGGCGCGCTGCCGATCAACTACCCCAATCCGTACGACCTGCGGCGCGGCAAGACCGGCGGCGGCATCTGGCTGCACGGCACGCCGCCCAACCTGTACTCGCGCGCCCCGAAGGCGACCGATGGCTGCGTCGTGCTCGCCAACCCGGACCTGGAACGCGTGATCCGGACGGTCGAGGTCCGCAGCACGCCGGTCGTCATCGCGCCGTCGCTGCGCTGGGTGGCGCCTTCCGCGCTGCAGGGCGATGCGCGCTCGTTCGCCGACACGCTGGCCGCATGGCGCGCAGCGCGCAAGAGCGGCGACGTGGACAAGACACTGGCCTTCTACACGCCGGACTTCTCCGCCAACGGAAAGACGCTCGCGCAGTCGGTGCCGCAACTGCGCACCGAGCTCGAGCGCCTGCGCGGCCGCAGCGTCGAGCTGAAGGACCTGTCGTACCTGCGCTGGACCGATTCGGCCGACACCATGGTGGTAACCTTCGGCGAGGTGCCCGCGGGTGCGCGCACCGGCCCCGTGCGCCGGCAGTACTGGGTGCGGCAGGGCTCGCACTGGAAGATCTTCTTCGAAGGAGTGATCGGTTGA
- a CDS encoding DNA-3-methyladenine glycosylase 2 family protein produces MSDTTGSPVEFARPEYWPEACKHLARKDRVMKRLIPQFGDACLQSRGDAFTTLARSIVGQQISVKAAQSVWDKFARLPRKMTPGNVLKLKVDDMRGAGLSARKIEYLVDLALHFDSGAIHVDAWKGMGDEEIIAELVGIRGIGRWTAEMFLIFYLMRPNVLPLDDVGLITGISRNYFSGDPVSRSEAREVAQAWQPYCSVATWYIWRSLDPLPVAY; encoded by the coding sequence GTGAGCGATACCACGGGATCCCCGGTCGAATTCGCGCGCCCGGAGTACTGGCCCGAAGCCTGCAAGCACCTGGCCCGCAAGGACCGCGTGATGAAGCGCCTGATCCCGCAGTTCGGCGACGCCTGCCTGCAGTCGCGTGGCGACGCGTTCACGACGCTGGCGCGCAGCATCGTCGGCCAGCAGATCTCGGTGAAGGCGGCGCAGAGCGTCTGGGACAAGTTCGCCCGGCTGCCGCGCAAGATGACGCCGGGCAACGTGCTCAAGCTCAAGGTCGACGACATGCGCGGCGCGGGCCTGTCCGCGCGCAAGATCGAGTACCTGGTCGACCTGGCGCTGCATTTCGATTCCGGTGCGATCCACGTGGACGCCTGGAAGGGGATGGGCGACGAGGAGATCATCGCCGAGCTGGTGGGCATCCGCGGCATCGGCCGCTGGACCGCCGAGATGTTCCTCATCTTCTACCTGATGCGGCCCAACGTGCTGCCGCTGGACGACGTGGGTCTCATCACCGGCATCAGCAGGAACTACTTCTCCGGCGACCCCGTCAGCCGCAGCGAGGCGCGCGAGGTGGCCCAGGCGTGGCAACCGTATTGCAGCGTGGCCACTTGGTATATTTGGCGGTCGCTCGACCCGCTGCCCGTCGCCTACTGA
- a CDS encoding peptidylprolyl isomerase encodes MSNPKVELHIAGQGVITLELDEAKAPKSVANFLDYVRKGHYDGTIFHRVIPGFMVQGGGMQPGMQQKATGAPIENEARNGLKNDKYTVAMARTGDPHSATAQFFINVANNGFLNHTAPNGQGWGYAVFGKVVGGTEIVDRIEGVKTGRKGFHDDVPQQDVVIEKAVAL; translated from the coding sequence ATGAGCAATCCCAAAGTCGAACTGCACATCGCCGGCCAGGGCGTCATCACCCTCGAACTCGACGAAGCCAAGGCGCCCAAGTCGGTCGCCAACTTCCTCGACTACGTCCGCAAGGGCCACTACGACGGCACGATCTTCCACCGCGTCATTCCCGGCTTCATGGTCCAGGGCGGCGGCATGCAGCCCGGCATGCAGCAGAAGGCGACCGGCGCGCCGATCGAGAACGAGGCCCGCAACGGCCTGAAGAACGACAAGTACACGGTCGCGATGGCCCGCACGGGTGATCCGCATTCGGCCACCGCGCAGTTCTTCATCAACGTCGCCAACAACGGCTTCCTCAACCACACCGCGCCGAACGGCCAGGGCTGGGGCTACGCCGTGTTCGGCAAGGTGGTCGGCGGCACCGAGATCGTCGACCGCATCGAAGGTGTCAAGACCGGGCGCAAGGGCTTCCATGACGACGTGCCGCAGCAGGACGTCGTGATCGAGAAGGCCGTCGCGCTCTGA
- the cysS gene encoding cysteine--tRNA ligase, producing MSLRIYNTLTRALEDFVPLEPGRVRMYVCGVTVYDRPHIGNMRSAVAFDVVRRWLAASGLQVEFVRNITDIDDKMIRRAVDNGETVRALAERMTALMYADYDALDIQRPTHDPRATDYIGAMVDIVRLLEDKGLAYRAANGDVNFSVRRLPGYGKLSGKSLDQLRAGERVAVAEDKQDPLDFVLWKSAKPSEPADAKWDSPYGSGRPGWHIECSAMARSLLGQPIDIHGGGTDLVFPHHENEIAQSEGAYGTPLARYWLHNGFLNIDGEKMSKSLGNFFSLPEVLARYDAQTVRFFLVRGHYRSELGWSDKHLDDARGALRRLYTALDAVPPADVAIDWSNPHAARFKAAMDNDFGTPDAVAVLFELAAEANRSRSAQQAGLLKALGGTLGLLQGDPKAWLRGGSTLDEAEIQRQIDARAAAKAARDFAEADRIRKDLLDKGIVLKDSPTGTTWESA from the coding sequence ATGAGCCTGCGCATCTACAACACGCTGACGCGTGCCCTGGAGGACTTCGTCCCCCTCGAGCCCGGACGCGTGCGGATGTACGTCTGCGGGGTCACCGTCTACGACCGCCCGCACATCGGCAACATGCGGTCCGCCGTGGCGTTCGACGTCGTGCGGCGCTGGCTCGCCGCCAGCGGCCTGCAGGTCGAGTTCGTCCGCAACATCACCGACATCGACGACAAGATGATCCGCCGCGCCGTCGACAACGGCGAGACCGTGCGCGCGCTGGCCGAGCGCATGACGGCGCTGATGTACGCCGACTACGACGCGCTCGACATCCAGCGTCCGACGCACGACCCCCGCGCCACCGACTACATCGGTGCGATGGTCGACATCGTGCGGTTGCTGGAGGACAAGGGACTGGCGTACCGCGCGGCCAACGGCGACGTGAACTTCTCCGTGCGCCGGCTGCCGGGCTACGGCAAGCTCTCCGGGAAGTCGCTCGACCAGCTGCGCGCCGGCGAGCGCGTGGCGGTCGCCGAGGACAAGCAGGACCCGCTGGACTTCGTGCTGTGGAAGTCCGCCAAGCCCAGCGAGCCGGCCGACGCCAAGTGGGACAGCCCGTACGGCAGCGGCCGCCCGGGGTGGCACATCGAATGCTCCGCGATGGCGCGCAGCCTGCTGGGCCAGCCGATCGACATCCACGGCGGCGGCACCGACCTCGTCTTCCCGCACCACGAGAACGAGATCGCGCAGAGCGAAGGCGCCTACGGCACGCCGCTGGCGCGCTACTGGCTGCACAACGGCTTCCTCAACATCGACGGCGAGAAGATGTCCAAGTCGCTGGGCAACTTCTTCTCGCTGCCCGAGGTGCTGGCGCGCTACGACGCGCAGACGGTGCGCTTCTTCCTCGTGCGCGGCCACTACCGCAGCGAACTGGGCTGGAGCGACAAGCACCTGGACGACGCGCGCGGCGCGCTCCGCCGCCTGTACACCGCGCTGGACGCGGTGCCGCCGGCCGACGTCGCGATCGACTGGTCCAACCCGCATGCGGCGCGCTTCAAGGCGGCGATGGACAACGACTTCGGCACCCCCGACGCGGTGGCCGTGCTGTTCGAGCTCGCCGCCGAAGCCAATCGCTCGCGCTCGGCGCAGCAGGCTGGCCTGCTCAAGGCGCTGGGCGGCACGCTCGGCCTGCTGCAGGGCGACCCGAAGGCTTGGCTGCGCGGCGGCTCGACGCTGGACGAAGCGGAGATCCAGCGCCAGATCGACGCACGCGCCGCGGCCAAGGCTGCGCGTGACTTCGCCGAAGCGGATCGCATCCGCAAGGACCTGCTCGACAAGGGCATCGTGCTGAAGGACTCGCCGACGGGCACCACGTGGGAGAGCGCGTGA
- a CDS encoding peptidylprolyl isomerase gives MALVSRRAAAALLLCGAAAFAHAADAPRVKLATSMGDIVVEVYPDKAPKTAENFLTYVREKRYDGTIFHRVINGFMVQGGGYSKDLWEKPTRPPIPLEIRKDLPNARGTIAMARTPDPNSATGQFFINVVDNSARLGPREGSAGYAVFGKVVSGMEVVDKIKAVRTGPKGEHANVPLQPIVIESATLVK, from the coding sequence ATGGCCCTCGTCTCCCGCCGCGCCGCCGCGGCCCTGCTGCTGTGCGGTGCCGCCGCGTTCGCCCATGCCGCGGACGCGCCGCGCGTCAAGCTCGCCACCAGCATGGGCGACATCGTCGTCGAGGTGTATCCCGACAAGGCGCCCAAGACGGCCGAGAACTTCCTGACCTACGTGCGCGAGAAGCGCTACGACGGCACGATCTTCCACCGCGTCATCAACGGCTTCATGGTCCAGGGCGGCGGCTACAGCAAGGACCTGTGGGAGAAGCCCACGCGGCCGCCGATCCCGCTGGAGATCCGCAAGGACCTGCCCAACGCGCGCGGCACCATCGCGATGGCCCGCACGCCCGATCCCAACTCGGCCACCGGGCAGTTCTTCATCAACGTCGTCGACAACTCCGCGCGGCTCGGCCCGCGCGAAGGCAGCGCCGGCTACGCCGTGTTCGGCAAGGTCGTCTCGGGCATGGAGGTGGTCGACAAGATCAAGGCCGTGCGCACCGGCCCCAAGGGCGAACACGCCAACGTCCCCCTCCAGCCGATCGTCATCGAATCGGCCACCCTCGTGAAGTGA
- a CDS encoding DUF349 domain-containing protein: protein MRGRVFLQTRPAVTQAPTRSPDTQALDTLTGGAFTAPTSGERTARLREWLQSQPSPEQMQEVFRELSGRDKGAARVVRERLDEIKRSKGQEVIAAEWAQKAQAMLDQPRVNIADAMAWQRDAAKAGAPLSREPLATLRTQIADRIKGIEDLQHRVQVQREAAVLLAQRIEILSTKSWRDAQAAADALRTDVPEWQTQADALVQDPNWASVDARFPPLLDASRTQLQVVWDAFQSALAQAAAADADAAAPLPPVPVWADELRAGRGLPPEAPPKPAKPKADPEQAAKANEALAAAIAKLEQELAQGHGKASSGAAAAVRAALKDHGKQVDEKLSNQAHTLLASAGELEGWQRWRADQLRQELVTKAEDLFETVPPAEGAPEGEAPVRKPRYGGRKMQEQLRALREQWKQVDQGGPPNHALWKRFDHACNEAHKVVEGWLDKVKAEAAEHRATRESLIEEVTAWATANANVPVQDWKAFARQVHQFEARWREAGHLSEKAFAELQPRWKQAIQAAEAPLSTAQKGSLERRHAMIEEAKLLGGAPQLRIDAVKSLQQRWQAEAQSVPLDRRQEQKLWDAFRKPIDEAFQRKTQDRERAASALSERDRAVLEASKALEAANASGDANRIRNAMTALDAALKGQAQARADKDRADAQEQAPSAAPAEAAAPADATAPAEGASSDAAPAEGEPAAPPATPKPTPKPVIAMRGDDRPGMKKTEPAAPMRGGKFGDRRGAPGAGAPGRFGDRDRGGRDARGGGRFGEEDRGPRLGDVAFRAQREALEHAQATLRKLAAQAHGEALTQLLAAWEQRSADQVPSQSELGRSVTPSVRGNWVKALQATPSGDASEALLRLEIAAEAPTPADQMTARRALQLQLLTRRNDPSPVQTWGDDTARVLATAHDAGKARRLQAVLKTLMR, encoded by the coding sequence ATGCGAGGGCGTGTTTTTTTGCAGACCAGACCCGCAGTGACCCAAGCCCCGACCCGTTCCCCGGACACCCAGGCCCTCGACACCCTGACCGGCGGCGCCTTCACGGCACCGACCTCCGGCGAGCGCACCGCCCGCCTTCGCGAGTGGCTCCAGTCCCAACCCAGCCCCGAGCAGATGCAGGAGGTGTTCCGCGAACTCAGTGGCCGGGACAAGGGTGCCGCCCGGGTGGTGCGGGAGCGCCTCGACGAGATCAAGCGCAGCAAGGGCCAGGAGGTGATCGCCGCCGAGTGGGCGCAGAAGGCGCAGGCGATGCTGGACCAGCCGCGCGTGAACATCGCCGATGCGATGGCCTGGCAGCGCGACGCCGCCAAGGCCGGCGCGCCCCTGAGCCGCGAGCCGCTGGCGACGCTGCGAACGCAGATCGCCGACCGCATCAAGGGCATCGAGGACCTGCAGCACCGGGTCCAGGTGCAGCGCGAGGCGGCGGTGCTGCTCGCCCAGCGCATCGAGATCCTGTCGACCAAGTCGTGGCGCGACGCGCAGGCCGCCGCCGATGCCCTGCGCACCGACGTGCCCGAGTGGCAGACGCAGGCCGACGCGCTGGTGCAGGACCCGAACTGGGCCAGCGTCGACGCGCGGTTCCCGCCGCTGCTGGATGCCTCGCGCACCCAGCTGCAGGTGGTGTGGGACGCGTTCCAGAGCGCGCTCGCCCAGGCCGCTGCGGCCGATGCAGATGCCGCCGCGCCCCTGCCGCCCGTGCCCGTGTGGGCCGACGAGTTGCGCGCCGGCCGCGGCCTGCCGCCGGAAGCCCCGCCGAAACCGGCGAAGCCGAAGGCCGATCCCGAGCAGGCCGCCAAGGCCAACGAGGCGCTCGCCGCCGCGATCGCCAAGCTGGAACAGGAACTGGCGCAAGGCCACGGCAAGGCAAGCTCCGGCGCCGCCGCCGCGGTGCGCGCCGCGCTCAAGGACCACGGCAAGCAGGTCGACGAGAAGTTGTCCAACCAGGCGCACACGTTGCTCGCGTCGGCCGGTGAGCTGGAAGGCTGGCAGCGCTGGCGCGCCGACCAGCTGCGCCAGGAACTGGTCACCAAGGCCGAGGACCTGTTCGAGACCGTGCCGCCGGCCGAAGGCGCGCCCGAAGGCGAGGCGCCCGTGCGCAAGCCGCGTTACGGCGGCCGCAAGATGCAGGAGCAGCTGCGCGCCCTGCGCGAGCAGTGGAAGCAGGTCGACCAGGGTGGCCCGCCGAACCACGCGCTCTGGAAGCGCTTCGACCACGCGTGCAACGAGGCGCACAAGGTCGTCGAGGGGTGGCTGGACAAGGTCAAGGCCGAAGCCGCCGAACACCGCGCCACGCGCGAATCGCTGATCGAGGAAGTGACCGCCTGGGCGACCGCCAATGCCAATGTGCCGGTGCAGGACTGGAAGGCGTTCGCGCGCCAGGTGCATCAGTTCGAGGCGCGCTGGCGCGAGGCCGGGCACCTGAGCGAGAAGGCGTTCGCCGAGCTGCAGCCGCGCTGGAAGCAGGCGATCCAGGCCGCCGAGGCCCCGCTCTCGACCGCGCAGAAGGGCAGCCTCGAGCGCCGCCACGCGATGATCGAGGAAGCCAAGCTGCTGGGCGGCGCGCCGCAGCTGCGCATCGATGCCGTCAAGTCGCTGCAGCAGCGCTGGCAGGCCGAAGCGCAATCGGTGCCGCTCGACCGCCGCCAGGAACAGAAGCTGTGGGACGCGTTCCGCAAGCCGATCGACGAGGCCTTCCAGCGCAAGACGCAGGACCGTGAACGTGCGGCGTCCGCCCTGAGCGAGCGTGATCGCGCGGTGCTCGAGGCGTCGAAGGCGCTGGAAGCCGCCAACGCCAGCGGCGACGCGAACCGCATCCGCAACGCGATGACGGCGCTCGACGCAGCGCTGAAGGGCCAGGCGCAGGCGCGTGCCGACAAGGACCGAGCCGATGCGCAGGAGCAGGCACCGTCCGCGGCGCCTGCCGAAGCGGCTGCACCGGCGGACGCAACGGCGCCGGCGGAAGGAGCGAGCAGCGATGCAGCGCCGGCCGAAGGCGAGCCCGCCGCGCCGCCCGCGACGCCCAAGCCGACGCCGAAGCCCGTCATCGCCATGCGTGGCGACGATCGACCCGGCATGAAGAAGACCGAGCCCGCTGCGCCGATGCGCGGCGGCAAGTTCGGCGACCGCCGCGGTGCACCCGGTGCGGGTGCCCCGGGCCGGTTCGGCGACCGCGATCGTGGTGGCCGCGACGCGCGTGGCGGTGGCCGCTTCGGCGAGGAGGACCGCGGTCCGCGCCTGGGCGACGTCGCCTTCCGCGCGCAACGGGAGGCGCTGGAACACGCACAGGCCACGCTGCGCAAGCTGGCCGCGCAGGCCCACGGCGAAGCGCTCACGCAGCTGCTGGCCGCGTGGGAGCAGCGCTCGGCGGACCAGGTGCCCAGCCAGAGCGAACTCGGACGTTCCGTGACGCCCTCGGTGCGTGGCAACTGGGTCAAGGCCTTGCAGGCGACGCCGTCGGGCGATGCGTCCGAAGCGCTGCTGCGCCTGGAGATCGCGGCCGAAGCGCCGACGCCGGCGGACCAGATGACGGCACGCCGCGCGCTGCAACTGCAGCTGCTCACGCGCCGCAATGATCCGTCGCCGGTGCAGACCTGGGGCGACGACACGGCGCGCGTGCTCGCGACCGCGCACGACGCCGGCAAGGCCCGGCGCCTGCAGGCGGTGCTCAAGACGCTGATGCGCTAG
- a CDS encoding YybH family protein, with protein MPTTRRSLPRALRMLAVAAALASPAFAFADDYGDVTQLLRQGKQAEAMAKVDQFLAAKPRDPQMRFIKGVLLTEQGKTQDAINTFVKLTEDYPELPEPYNNLAVLYAGQSQFDKARAALEMAIRTNPSYSTAHENLGDVYAKLASQAYSKALQLDGANTAVPPKLALIRELFSPGQRGARPQAAAPAPAPAAAPTTVAKAPAPPAAPAPAPTAAPAPAPTAKAPAPAAAAAPAAPAPQAAAAGNPGREVEAAVQAWATAWSSKDMAAYLGAYGKDFDPPGKQSRKAWEEERKSRIVGKSRITVKLSDIAVNVHGDKATAKFKQAYSADALNVSSRKTLELHKVDGRWMIVRESTGA; from the coding sequence ATGCCGACGACCCGCCGCTCCCTCCCCCGCGCCCTGCGCATGCTCGCCGTCGCCGCCGCGTTGGCCTCGCCCGCGTTTGCTTTCGCGGACGACTACGGCGACGTCACGCAACTGCTGCGCCAGGGCAAGCAGGCCGAGGCGATGGCCAAGGTGGACCAGTTCCTGGCGGCCAAGCCGCGCGACCCGCAGATGCGCTTCATCAAGGGCGTGCTGCTGACCGAGCAGGGCAAGACGCAGGACGCGATCAACACCTTCGTGAAGCTCACCGAGGACTACCCCGAGCTGCCGGAGCCGTACAACAACCTGGCCGTGCTGTACGCCGGCCAGAGCCAGTTCGACAAGGCGCGCGCGGCGCTCGAAATGGCGATCCGCACCAACCCCAGCTACTCCACCGCGCACGAGAACCTGGGCGACGTGTACGCCAAGCTCGCGAGCCAGGCTTACAGCAAGGCTCTGCAGCTCGATGGCGCCAACACCGCGGTGCCGCCGAAGCTGGCGCTGATCCGCGAACTGTTCTCGCCCGGCCAGCGCGGTGCGCGCCCGCAGGCCGCGGCGCCCGCCCCGGCCCCGGCTGCGGCGCCGACCACGGTTGCCAAGGCGCCCGCGCCTCCCGCCGCACCCGCGCCCGCTCCGACCGCCGCGCCTGCGCCGGCGCCTACCGCGAAGGCCCCTGCCCCCGCCGCCGCCGCCGCACCGGCCGCCCCCGCGCCGCAAGCCGCTGCCGCCGGCAACCCGGGCCGCGAGGTCGAGGCCGCCGTGCAGGCCTGGGCCACCGCGTGGTCGTCGAAGGACATGGCGGCCTACCTGGGCGCGTACGGCAAGGACTTCGATCCGCCCGGCAAGCAATCGCGCAAGGCCTGGGAGGAAGAGCGCAAGAGCCGCATCGTCGGCAAGTCGCGCATCACCGTGAAGCTGTCCGACATCGCCGTGAACGTCCACGGCGACAAGGCGACGGCGAAGTTCAAGCAGGCCTACAGTGCCGACGCGCTGAACGTCTCCAGCCGCAAGACCCTCGAGCTGCACAAGGTCGACGGCCGCTGGATGATCGTGCGCGAGTCCACCGGAGCCTGA
- a CDS encoding zinc-dependent peptidase, protein MFGWWRRRREPPGIPDALWAQVLRDFPFLQSADAAALRPLAARFLAQKEFHGAQGLAITDAMALSIAAQAVLPVLHLGLRWYEDFIGIVVHPDEVVARRQTMDEAGVVHEWDEVLAGEAMDEGPVMLSWADVQGASADSGYNVVIHEFIHKIDMRDGAPDGCPPLPRAERQAWLEVLHAEHERFREQVVIADRFGGEPTWLDPYGAENPGEFFAVAGEAYFVNRERFTQEFPRLVPLFDGFFRPSASAS, encoded by the coding sequence ATGTTCGGCTGGTGGCGCCGCCGGCGCGAACCGCCCGGCATCCCCGACGCGCTGTGGGCGCAGGTGCTGCGCGACTTCCCGTTCCTGCAGTCAGCCGACGCTGCGGCGCTGCGCCCGCTGGCCGCGCGCTTCCTCGCGCAGAAGGAATTCCACGGCGCGCAGGGCCTCGCCATCACCGATGCGATGGCACTGTCGATCGCCGCGCAGGCGGTGCTGCCCGTGCTGCACCTCGGCCTGCGCTGGTACGAGGACTTCATCGGCATCGTCGTGCACCCGGACGAAGTCGTCGCGCGCCGGCAGACCATGGACGAAGCCGGCGTCGTGCACGAATGGGACGAAGTGCTCGCTGGCGAAGCGATGGACGAAGGTCCCGTGATGCTCAGCTGGGCCGACGTGCAGGGCGCGAGCGCCGACAGCGGCTACAACGTGGTCATCCACGAGTTCATCCACAAGATCGACATGCGCGACGGCGCGCCCGACGGCTGCCCGCCCCTGCCCCGCGCGGAACGGCAGGCGTGGCTGGAGGTGCTGCATGCGGAGCACGAGCGGTTCCGCGAGCAGGTGGTGATCGCCGACCGCTTCGGCGGCGAGCCGACCTGGCTCGACCCCTATGGGGCGGAGAACCCGGGCGAGTTCTTCGCGGTGGCCGGCGAGGCGTACTTCGTGAACCGCGAGCGGTTCACGCAGGAGTTCCCGCGGCTCGTGCCGCTGTTCGACGGCTTCTTCCGCCCTAGCGCATCAGCGTCTTGA